The Cygnus atratus isolate AKBS03 ecotype Queensland, Australia chromosome 7, CAtr_DNAZoo_HiC_assembly, whole genome shotgun sequence genome includes a window with the following:
- the NUDT13 gene encoding NAD(P)H pyrophosphatase NUDT13, mitochondrial isoform X4, giving the protein MRPNKCSTEMKRILEKLKETEQWIEKSVLIGCSDEHVPHFALDLGALEKSVIESELQGSFTDLRKALFVVDVKDSPLLASAQALLRWHESHQYCSKTGQPTQKNIAGSKRVCHASGITYYPQMSPVVITLVSDGSRCLLTRQPSFPQGMYTALSGFCDLGESVEEALRREVAEEVGLEVQSFRYSASQHWPFPSSCLMIACHALVGGKQTEISMNSLELEEARWFGLEEVLEGLKRDHTSSKQDDGSFLPWFPPKQAIAHKLINEWVKQQTSRPT; this is encoded by the exons AGATGAAAAGGATCCTCGAGAAATTGAAAGAGACTGAACAGTGGATAGAAAAATCAGTGCTGATCGGCTGTTCAGACGAGCATGTACCACACTTTGCCCTGGATTTAG gAGCCTTGGAAAAATCAGTCATTGAGTCTGAACTTCAGGGATCGTTCACTGACTTACGAAAGGCTCTCTTTGTAGTGGATGTGAAGGATTCTCCTTTGCTGGCCTCG GCCCAGGCCCTTCTCCGGTGGCACGAGTCCCACCAGTACTGTAGCAAAACTGGGCAGCCCACTCAGAAAAACATAGCTGGCAGCAAGCGAGTCTGCCATGCCAGTGGAATAACTTACTATCCACAG ATGTCTCCAGTGGTTATCACCCTGGTGTCTGATGGCAGCCGGTGCCTCCTTACACGACAGCCCTCGTTCCCTCAGGGGATGTACACCGCTCTGTCAGGCTTCTGTGACCTGG GTGAAAGTGTGGAGGAGGCACTGCGGCGGGAGGTGGCCGAAGAGGTGGGCCTGGAGGTGCAGTCCTTCCGCTACTCGGCCTCCCAGCACTGGccctttcccagcagctgcttaATGATAGCCTGTCATGCGTTGGTGGGGGGAAAGCAGACTGAG ATCAGTATGAACAGCCTGGAACTGGAAGAAGCCCGTTGGTTTGGCCTGGAGGAAGTCTTGGAGGGGCTCAAGAGAGATCACACATCTTCAAAGCAAGACGACGGTAGTTTTTTACCCTGGTTTCCTCCCAAGCAGGCCATTGCTCACAAGCTGATCAACGAGTGGGTTAAACAGCAGACCTCCCGGCCGACCTAG